The Phaeodactylum tricornutum CCAP 1055/1 chromosome 6, whole genome shotgun sequence region GCAGAAGGGAAGGTGTTTTAGTAGTGGGTATAGAGATTGATTTGTGATTGCATACTTGTGTGTAAATAGAGAGTTTGAGACGGGGTGAAGACGTAGTGTTGCGTTGTGTAGTAGTCCCGACGCAATTTCTGGAAACTACCTGAAATCGTTCTGAATCTGATCTGTCTTTCGCTTCATCATTCCTGATGTTCCTTTTATTCATACAGTGCGGATATATGTCGTGAATAACAGTTGTCCGCGGCCCTTTTCGACCGCCATGGTGGCTACGTACCTGCTGCATCAGCTTTGATTGTGAGAGAGTTTCGCGTTTTTATTTCTATTCTTGCTGCGCGATTTCGACTCTTGGGAAAAGTCTCCCTCACAAGTGTTTGGGAATAATTTCTATCTACATTTATTTTAAATACAATCCTCTCCGACTGCATTCACGACGCTCTTCTTATTAATTGTCTCGCGCTGGGAAGCAAAGGGTCATTATTGATAAACGACTAGAATGAGAACTATTTCAGTCCCAATGAAAAAACGACAGACATCGAAACTGCATCTACGCAAACGAACGAAACTTTCAAACAGCATTTGCCTGTCAACTAACGAGATGAATCGTCAGGACAAACCCAAAGGCCTGAGTAACATGGCAATGTCCTTTTACAGATCCGTCGAAATTATGTTTCTGTGCGGTGCGCTGTTGCTCAGAGCGCGGTCCGACGCATTCCTGATACAAAGTCTAGGGCAAGTTAAAGTCAGCGCATTATGTTCCTTCAGCTCCTGTAGCCTTGTAAGTACCCGTTGCTTGGGGAAGaaagacgatgatgactATTCTCCCCAAATTGAGTTGGttgaagaggaagacgattACGAAAGAGATGAAGACTGGACTCCGGATAGAGAGAAATCGAAACAGCGTCGTCTCCAAGCTCGGGTCTACGCCGAAAGTGTtcgacagcaacaagaagcacCTAGGTCCGCTCCTGCAAAAATAACACCAGACAAATTGCGAGAGGATGATTCTACAAGGCCAAAGGCTAGTCCCTATaccgaggaggaagaagacgttATTGCTGCCATGGGAGGCAAGACGTCTAATCCAAGTCGAAAACGAGAGCAAGGATTCTTAGGTGACTCGACATTAAATGAGATTGCGACCGACTACGGTGTCCCGGTTTGCTATCTAGCAGACGTATTGTGTATGTGGGGTGTTCCCGTACCCATTCAAGTCCATGATCGACTGGGGGACTTGGTAACGGGGGAGCAGGCGTTTTCCATCCTGGAAGCCATCAATTCGCTTGATATTTCTGCCTTGCACGATCGATATTCTAATCACAACTTGATACAGCTTTGTGCCGAGTACGATATCGAGTTGCAGACAGCGTTTGAGATGGCAATGAAAGAAGGCTGGAGTCTACCGTTTGGCGTCAATACTTGCTTGCGAGTAGAGCAGAGCGACGAACTTGTTCGGGTCCACGGGCCGTTCGATTGACAAAAGAAATCCCAGCATTGTTTCTCATGCTTAAGGACTTAGTCTCCCGGGTATTTTCATACCCTTAAACGATTACTAATCGCGCTTAAAAtcctttgtttgcttccaCGGCCGCTTGCTTCGCATTTTGTACGAAATCTCTAACTTTTTGGTGATCCTTGCGACCAGGGCTCGCTTCTGTACCGGAACTTACATCCACACCGAACGGTCGCGTTCCAGCAACTGCGTCCTTGACATTCTCTGGTGACAGCCCTCCGGCAATTATGACCGGTAAACCAGCGGCTTGCACTTTTTCTGCAATGGTCCAATCAAACGATCGGGAGGTTCCTCCCCCTTCTTTTTGACCCTTGATGGCTGTGTCGAGTAAAATAGCAATCGGATCGCTTGTAATGGATTCCAGAATTGTTTCTACAGCATTCTCTGCTGCTCTACCAGATTCGGAGTCCACGACAATGTCCACCACTCGAATCGCGGGAACTCCACAACTTTCAACTTTGGCTGCTGCGAAGCCTTCTTGTCCATGAAGCTGGACTAGATCCAACCCACACGAATCAACCATTTCCCGCACGAACGAGGAATCttggttttgaaaaacaCCAACCACAAGCGGTCGTCTTGAAGCCTCCGCCAACTGTCGTGAACAAGATACCAAATGAGGTAGCGGAGACTCGTCGTTCGGAGGTTTGAAGGTGTGATCCTGGTGGCGCTCTCCAAAGTTCCGGACTGCCTGCACAACTGCCTTTGCTTGCTCAGGGGTGACTTTACGCGCCGACTTTGGGGCAAAAATGACCCCAATCAAATTGGCTCCTGCTTGACAGGCCACGAGTGCGTCTTCAGAGCTTGTTATGCCACATACTTTGACCACTTGAGTACCGCCGGTATAGGCTCCGCCGACACCATCCCGAGCCATACGGACAGCGAAATCGTCTGGATGCAAACATAGAGCAGCAATCG contains the following coding sequences:
- a CDS encoding predicted protein, with the translated sequence MAMSFYRSVEIMFLCGALLLRARSDAFLIQSLGQVKVSALCSFSSCSLVSTRCLGKKDDDDYSPQIELVEEEDDYERDEDWTPDREKSKQRRLQARVYAESVRQQQEAPRSAPAKITPDKLREDDSTRPKASPYTEEEEDVIAAMGGKTSNPSRKREQGFLGDSTLNEIATDYGVPVCYLADVLCMWGVPVPIQVHDRLGDLVTGEQAFSILEAINSLDISALHDRYSNHNLIQLCAEYDIELQTAFEMAMKEGWSLPFGVNTCLRVEQSDELVR
- a CDS encoding predicted protein, producing the protein MRATDPGQAIAALCLHPDDFAVRMARDGVGGAYTGGTQVVKVCGITSSEDALVACQAGANLIGVIFAPKSARKVTPEQAKAVVQAVRNFGERHQDHTFKPPNDESPLPHLVSCSRQLAEASRRPLVVGVFQNQDSSFVREMVDSCGLDLVQLHGQEGFAAAKVESCGVPAIRVVDIVVDSESGRAAENAVETILESITSDPIAILLDTAIKGQKEGGGTSRSFDWTIAEKVQAAGLPVIIAGGLSPENVKDAVAGTRPFGVDVSSGTEASPGRKDHQKVRDFVQNAKQAAVEANKGF